In one Bryobacteraceae bacterium genomic region, the following are encoded:
- a CDS encoding DUF1549 and DUF1553 domain-containing protein gives MTRWIVIGLLAGHVAAAPVSYRRDVLPLLERKCAACHQARNRSGGFSVENFAEVRKAVSPGAAGESLLVKVITGTPARMPKAGPAVTAEEAERIRAWIAGGAKDDSSGGDGTWWSLRPLREEAGPPDIDAYVRAKLMAKGLAPSPEADRRTLIRRLYYDLHGLPPSAQEIAAFMKDQRPDAYERLVDRLLDSPRYGERWARHWLDVVHYGDSHGYDKDKPRDHAWPYRDWVIAAFNGDMPYRRFVEAQIAGDVLYPDDPQATVATGFIAAGPWDFVGHQELKEGTTDKNLTRLLDRDDMVAATMSTFTSMTVHCARCHDHKFDPIPQREYYGLQAVFAGVDRADRPYDDDPALYRRRTEILERKRAAMRALQPFLDKVEFATSDELVDLDNRIRDGKLLMTHMGDPKTPAEAAEKKRLAERVAVDQARRKAVLDAMVGTDTYAAIDRGKAAVAAIDAELKALPKPHLVYAASEVFDRMGNFRPALEPREIRVQARGGGVSVGEPVGPGALSCVSGLDARFDAAEEGARRAALAQWITDRGNMLTWRSIVNRVWHYHFGAGIVDTPNDFGHMGSQPSHPELLDHLAVWFRDEAGGSLKALHKRIVMSAAWRQSSVNRAEAAAVDGENRLLWRMNRTRLDAESVRDSVLVAAGKLDLTIGGPGARQFFFKNDHSPVYDYSRFDPDEPGAYRRSIYRFLVRSAPDPFMERLDCPDPSLLSPKRTMTLTAIQALALWNNPFMLRMAEHAAGKSDGDANAIAARILGRPVTAEEASRLGAHAKKYGAANLARLLFNTNEFLFVD, from the coding sequence ATGACGCGCTGGATCGTGATTGGACTTTTGGCGGGCCACGTGGCCGCGGCGCCGGTGAGCTACCGGCGCGATGTATTGCCGTTGCTCGAGCGGAAGTGCGCGGCGTGCCACCAGGCGCGCAACCGGAGTGGCGGGTTTTCCGTGGAGAACTTCGCCGAGGTTCGGAAAGCGGTGTCTCCGGGCGCGGCCGGTGAGAGCCTGCTGGTGAAGGTGATCACGGGGACACCGGCCCGGATGCCGAAGGCCGGTCCGGCGGTGACGGCGGAGGAGGCGGAGCGGATTCGCGCCTGGATCGCCGGCGGGGCTAAGGACGATTCGAGCGGCGGCGACGGTACGTGGTGGTCCCTTCGGCCGCTGCGAGAAGAGGCAGGCCCGCCCGATATCGACGCCTACGTTCGCGCGAAGCTCATGGCGAAGGGCTTGGCTCCGTCGCCGGAAGCGGACCGGCGTACGCTCATCCGGCGGCTCTACTACGATCTCCACGGGCTCCCTCCCAGCGCGCAAGAGATCGCGGCGTTCATGAAGGACCAGCGGCCCGATGCGTATGAGCGGCTGGTGGACCGGCTGCTCGATTCGCCGCGGTACGGCGAGCGCTGGGCGCGGCACTGGCTGGACGTGGTCCACTACGGCGACTCACACGGCTACGACAAAGACAAGCCGCGGGACCATGCGTGGCCGTATCGCGACTGGGTGATCGCGGCGTTCAACGGCGACATGCCCTACCGGCGCTTCGTGGAGGCGCAGATCGCCGGTGACGTGCTGTATCCCGACGATCCGCAAGCCACCGTGGCAACCGGGTTCATCGCCGCCGGGCCGTGGGATTTCGTGGGGCATCAGGAACTGAAAGAGGGCACGACGGACAAGAACCTGACCCGGCTGCTTGATCGGGACGACATGGTGGCCGCGACGATGTCGACGTTCACCAGCATGACGGTGCACTGCGCGCGCTGTCACGATCACAAGTTCGACCCGATCCCCCAGCGCGAGTACTACGGGCTGCAGGCCGTGTTCGCGGGCGTGGATCGAGCAGACCGGCCCTACGACGACGATCCGGCGCTCTACCGGCGGCGGACGGAGATCCTCGAGCGGAAGCGCGCGGCGATGCGCGCGCTGCAGCCGTTCCTCGACAAAGTGGAGTTCGCGACGAGCGATGAACTCGTCGATCTCGACAACCGAATTCGCGACGGGAAGCTGCTGATGACGCACATGGGCGATCCGAAAACTCCCGCCGAGGCGGCCGAGAAGAAACGACTCGCCGAACGCGTGGCGGTGGATCAGGCGCGGCGCAAGGCGGTGCTCGACGCGATGGTGGGAACCGACACCTACGCGGCGATCGATCGTGGGAAGGCTGCCGTGGCGGCCATCGACGCGGAGTTGAAAGCGCTGCCGAAGCCGCACCTGGTATACGCGGCGTCCGAGGTTTTCGATCGCATGGGCAACTTCCGTCCGGCGCTCGAGCCGCGCGAGATTCGGGTGCAGGCGCGGGGCGGCGGCGTGAGCGTGGGCGAACCCGTGGGTCCCGGCGCGCTTTCCTGCGTCTCTGGGCTCGACGCGCGTTTCGATGCCGCCGAAGAGGGCGCCCGACGAGCGGCGCTGGCGCAATGGATTACGGATCGGGGCAACATGCTCACGTGGCGGTCCATCGTAAACCGGGTTTGGCACTATCACTTCGGCGCCGGAATTGTGGATACACCGAACGACTTCGGCCACATGGGCTCGCAGCCGTCGCACCCGGAGTTGCTCGACCATCTGGCGGTTTGGTTCCGCGACGAAGCGGGCGGATCGCTAAAGGCCCTGCACAAGCGGATCGTGATGTCGGCGGCGTGGCGGCAGTCGTCGGTGAACCGCGCCGAGGCAGCGGCGGTGGACGGCGAGAACCGGCTGTTGTGGCGCATGAACCGGACGCGGCTGGATGCGGAGAGCGTCCGCGATTCCGTGCTCGTGGCCGCCGGAAAGCTCGATCTCACCATCGGCGGACCGGGAGCGCGGCAGTTCTTTTTCAAGAACGACCACTCGCCGGTATACGACTACTCGCGTTTCGATCCCGACGAGCCTGGCGCCTACCGCCGGAGCATCTATCGCTTCCTCGTGCGCAGCGCACCAGACCCGTTCATGGAGCGGCTCGATTGCCCCGACCCATCGCTGCTTTCGCCGAAGCGGACCATGACGCTGACGGCGATCCAGGCGTTGGCGCTGTGGAATAACCCGTTCATGCTGCGGATGGCGGAGCACGCCGCCGGGAAAAGCGACGGCGACGCAAACGCGATCGCCGCGCGCATCCTGGGCCGTCCGGTGACTGCGGAAGAGGCGTCGCGGCTGGGCGCCCACGCGAAGAAGTACGGCGCGGCAAACCTGGCGCGGCTGCTGTTCAACACCAACGAGTTTCTTTTCGTGGATTAG